One window of Aliarcobacter lanthieri genomic DNA carries:
- a CDS encoding TonB-dependent receptor domain-containing protein — protein sequence MNLLNANETTKLDEIQVVTSASGYEQKITDAPASISVITQEDLSKKPYNNLLDAVKDIEGVDIGETNDKTNNGQVSIRGMGADYTLLLIDGKRQNNNGDLYPNSFGGVQWASIPPLSMVERIEVIRGPMSTLYGSDAIGGVINIITKKISKEWTGAIGYSKTLQTENDYGNDDKVDFSIMGPIIKDKLGLRLSGSFLDVDKSNPEYAKLFDSNGNDISKGNDSFGSGKGNVKHEDWTAGVGLTFTPNENHTIKLDYDVAKQKYDNKPYIKRDGTIGDPLGTNDTYSALLQQRAGYKDELRFEREQYSLNWEANWNVGKSTVGIHHVDTNNNGRTLPPTLDEREYLKDMGYLYSGSNVNSTANQAKLAAAMQDPIFLAMLPRPDRIMESKNTTYNAKYEVPLNNHFLVVGSEYQDSELKDSVFGMERDNGGKAKKYYQYALYAEDSWNIIDPLTLTIGARYNKHEDFGSYTTPRVYLAYAATDNWTFKGGVSTGYKAPKATDLYDGITGFGSQGANPMIGNPDLKPEKSVNYEVAAYYEHANKHNFNITLFQNNFKDKIQTNNDFKGTAGDRWESLRAANGSLSKKENIAKATIKGIEVSGKYFILDNLSIKANYTYLNSENKETKSPLTNSPKHMYSTTLDWQATSKLNTYLQLSGDIDRYRSTYKDSNGNNKDYYYKDFSIWNLGASYKFSNDFTLIGRVNNLFDKDYLKYGLHDQVGTTNYYDEYNNKPAGRNFWVSARYTF from the coding sequence ATAAACCTACTAAATGCTAACGAAACTACAAAACTTGATGAGATACAAGTTGTAACATCCGCATCAGGATATGAGCAGAAAATTACAGATGCTCCCGCATCAATTTCTGTAATAACTCAAGAAGATCTTTCAAAGAAACCATATAATAACCTCTTAGATGCTGTAAAAGACATTGAAGGTGTTGATATAGGTGAAACAAATGATAAAACTAACAATGGACAAGTGAGTATCAGAGGTATGGGAGCTGATTATACTCTTTTACTAATAGATGGTAAAAGACAAAATAATAATGGGGATTTATATCCTAATAGCTTTGGTGGTGTTCAATGGGCAAGTATACCACCTTTATCTATGGTTGAAAGAATAGAGGTTATTAGAGGACCTATGAGTACACTATATGGATCAGATGCTATTGGTGGTGTTATTAATATAATTACAAAAAAGATATCAAAAGAATGGACAGGAGCCATTGGATATTCTAAAACTTTACAAACAGAGAATGATTACGGAAATGATGATAAAGTAGATTTTTCTATTATGGGACCAATTATTAAAGATAAATTAGGGTTAAGATTAAGTGGAAGTTTTCTTGATGTAGATAAATCAAATCCAGAATATGCAAAGTTATTTGATTCAAATGGTAATGATATTAGTAAAGGGAATGATAGTTTTGGTAGTGGAAAAGGAAATGTTAAACATGAAGATTGGACGGCTGGAGTTGGATTAACTTTTACTCCAAATGAAAATCATACCATTAAGCTTGATTATGATGTAGCAAAACAAAAATACGATAATAAACCTTATATAAAAAGAGATGGTACAATAGGAGATCCTTTAGGTACAAATGACACTTATAGTGCTTTACTTCAACAAAGAGCTGGATATAAAGATGAATTAAGATTCGAAAGAGAACAATATTCTTTAAATTGGGAAGCTAATTGGAATGTAGGTAAAAGTACAGTTGGGATACACCATGTTGATACTAACAATAATGGTAGAACTTTACCTCCAACTCTTGATGAAAGAGAATATCTTAAAGATATGGGTTATTTATATAGTGGAAGCAATGTAAATAGTACTGCAAATCAAGCAAAATTAGCTGCTGCTATGCAAGATCCAATTTTTCTTGCTATGCTACCAAGACCTGATAGAATAATGGAATCAAAAAATACTACATATAATGCAAAATATGAAGTACCTTTAAATAATCACTTTCTAGTTGTTGGTTCTGAATACCAAGATTCTGAATTAAAAGATAGTGTATTTGGTATGGAGAGAGATAATGGTGGTAAAGCTAAAAAATATTATCAATATGCTCTTTATGCTGAAGATAGTTGGAATATAATTGATCCTTTAACTTTAACAATTGGTGCAAGATATAACAAGCATGAAGATTTTGGAAGTTATACAACACCTAGAGTATATCTAGCTTATGCAGCAACAGATAACTGGACTTTTAAAGGTGGTGTATCTACTGGATATAAAGCTCCAAAGGCAACAGACCTTTATGATGGAATTACAGGGTTTGGATCTCAAGGAGCAAATCCTATGATTGGAAATCCAGATTTAAAACCAGAAAAATCTGTAAATTATGAAGTAGCAGCTTACTATGAACATGCAAATAAGCATAATTTTAATATTACTTTATTCCAAAATAACTTTAAAGATAAGATTCAAACAAATAATGATTTTAAAGGAACAGCGGGAGATAGATGGGAATCTTTAAGAGCTGCTAATGGTTCTTTAAGTAAGAAAGAAAACATAGCAAAAGCTACTATAAAAGGTATAGAAGTTTCTGGTAAATATTTTATTTTAGATAATTTATCTATTAAAGCAAATTATACATATCTAAATTCTGAAAATAAAGAAACTAAAAGTCCTTTAACAAACTCTCCAAAACATATGTATAGCACAACTTTAGATTGGCAGGCTACATCTAAACTTAATACATATTTACAGTTATCAGGGGATATTGATAGGTATAGAAGCACATATAAAGATTCTAATGGGAATAACAAAGATTATTACTATAAAGATTTCTCAATTTGGAATTTAGGTGCTTCATATAAATTTAGTAATGACTTTACTCTTATAGGAAGAGTTAATAATCTATTTGATAAAGATTATTTAAAATATGGATTACATGACCAAGTTGGAACGACTAATTATTATGATGAATATAATAACAAACCAGCAGGTAGAAACTTCTGGGTAAGTGCTAGATATACATTCTAA
- a CDS encoding tetratricopeptide repeat protein, with amino-acid sequence MFKNLLKILFLSFFSFQISNASLVEDGYLELEKGNVLEAANIFQKACEKGAFAGCYNLGLMYYKGEYIAKNYEKALDLFTKACEEGHQSACYNLAYMYEKGQGVQSDSFKAVDLYIKTCKNGLSFSCYNLAMMYDKGAGVEQDNFRAVEFLTKACELNNPKACYNLALKYNNANGVEQSPLTAINLYQKSCDLGYSNACYNLGVMYIDGKFLTQNKNKAKQYFKQACEMKLDIACKELNKL; translated from the coding sequence ATGTTCAAAAATCTACTTAAAATTTTATTCTTATCATTTTTTAGTTTTCAAATATCAAATGCCTCTTTAGTAGAAGATGGTTATTTAGAACTTGAAAAAGGAAATGTTTTAGAAGCTGCAAATATATTCCAAAAAGCTTGTGAAAAAGGTGCATTCGCTGGTTGTTATAATTTAGGATTAATGTATTATAAAGGTGAGTATATAGCTAAAAATTATGAAAAAGCTTTAGATCTTTTTACAAAAGCTTGTGAAGAGGGACATCAAAGTGCTTGTTATAATTTAGCTTATATGTATGAAAAAGGGCAAGGTGTACAAAGTGATAGCTTTAAAGCAGTTGATTTATATATAAAAACTTGTAAAAATGGTTTGAGCTTTTCTTGTTATAACTTAGCAATGATGTATGATAAAGGAGCTGGTGTAGAACAAGATAATTTTAGAGCAGTTGAATTCTTAACAAAAGCTTGCGAATTAAATAATCCTAAAGCTTGCTATAATTTAGCATTAAAATATAATAATGCAAATGGAGTGGAGCAATCACCATTAACAGCAATTAATTTATATCAAAAATCTTGTGATTTAGGATATTCAAATGCTTGTTATAATTTAGGTGTTATGTATATTGATGGTAAATTTTTAACTCAAAATAAGAATAAAGCAAAACAATATTTTAAACAAGCTTGTGAAATGAAACTAGATATTGCTTGCAAAGAGTTAAATAAACTTTAA
- the ccoS gene encoding cbb3-type cytochrome oxidase assembly protein CcoS, with protein sequence MIDDTLFFMLIVGLIISAGMLMLFIWGAKSGQFDDASKMTNGLLFDSVEDLNDAIKKEKIIKEAKKEQKKEKE encoded by the coding sequence ATGATTGATGACACTCTATTTTTTATGTTAATTGTAGGATTAATAATATCTGCAGGAATGTTAATGCTCTTTATTTGGGGAGCAAAATCAGGACAATTTGATGATGCTTCAAAGATGACAAATGGACTACTTTTTGATAGTGTTGAAGACTTAAATGATGCAATAAAAAAAGAAAAAATTATAAAAGAAGCAAAAAAAGAACAAAAAAAAGAGAAAGAGTAA
- the prx-suh gene encoding thiol peroxidase Prx-SUH, protein MATVKFKGELEVSLNGTELNVGDIAPVVNGVGADLSDIQIGGQRGIAQIIVAVPSLDTGVCATEARRFNEEASKIDNAEVIIVSMDLPFAMKRFCTTEGIENLKVASDFRAKAFAKSYGVLQANGPLSGLTARAIFIVNPSGKITYKEIVPEITQEPNYDAVLAAAKDATSTSCCGSCH, encoded by the coding sequence ATGGCAACAGTAAAATTTAAAGGTGAATTAGAAGTAAGTTTAAATGGAACAGAATTAAATGTTGGAGATATTGCTCCTGTTGTAAATGGTGTTGGAGCTGATTTAAGTGATATTCAAATTGGTGGACAACGTGGAATTGCACAAATTATTGTAGCTGTTCCATCTTTAGATACTGGTGTTTGTGCTACTGAAGCTAGAAGATTTAATGAAGAAGCTTCAAAAATAGACAATGCAGAGGTTATAATAGTATCTATGGATTTACCATTTGCTATGAAAAGATTTTGTACTACAGAAGGTATAGAAAATTTAAAAGTTGCATCTGATTTTAGAGCAAAAGCTTTTGCTAAATCTTATGGTGTTTTACAAGCAAATGGACCTTTATCAGGACTAACTGCAAGAGCAATATTTATAGTAAATCCTTCTGGAAAAATAACTTATAAAGAAATAGTTCCTGAAATAACTCAAGAACCAAATTATGATGCAGTTTTAGCAGCTGCAAAAGATGCTACATCAACTTCTTGTTGTGGAAGTTGTCACTAA
- the hemH gene encoding ferrochelatase, whose amino-acid sequence MQKNKAIVLLNMGGARNKNELKMFLTNMFNDENILTIKSALIRKVVASMIVSKRLDSAWKNYEKIGDSSPINPLTEQLVKKCNEKIEGFKTYQIMRYTPPFAKTVIEQMKKDGIDEVILLPLYPQYSTTTTKSSLEDFLKYEKNSFKIRVIYDFYKNESFNNCIVDEILNNVINEKEYNLIFSAHGLPQKIVDNGDPYQKQMIEHIEILKQKLEEKDRFFKSINLAYQSKVGPLKWLEPSLEDMLKNFKDENVIIYPLSFIVDNSETDFELDIEYRHIATNLGIKEYKVCKCVNDSDEFIETIKNIIN is encoded by the coding sequence ATGCAAAAAAATAAAGCAATAGTTTTACTAAATATGGGTGGAGCTAGAAATAAAAATGAATTAAAAATGTTCTTAACAAATATGTTTAATGATGAAAATATTTTAACAATAAAGAGTGCTCTAATAAGAAAAGTTGTAGCTTCAATGATTGTTAGTAAAAGATTAGATAGTGCTTGGAAAAATTATGAAAAAATAGGGGATAGCTCTCCTATAAATCCTCTTACAGAACAACTTGTAAAAAAATGCAATGAAAAAATAGAGGGGTTTAAAACCTACCAAATTATGAGATATACTCCACCTTTTGCTAAAACAGTAATAGAACAGATGAAAAAAGATGGAATAGATGAGGTGATACTTCTTCCTTTATATCCTCAATACTCTACAACAACTACAAAATCATCTTTAGAAGATTTTTTAAAGTATGAAAAAAATAGTTTTAAAATAAGAGTAATATATGATTTTTATAAAAATGAAAGCTTTAATAATTGTATAGTAGATGAGATTTTGAATAATGTTATAAATGAAAAAGAGTACAATCTTATATTTTCAGCTCATGGGCTTCCTCAAAAAATAGTAGATAATGGAGATCCATACCAAAAGCAGATGATAGAACATATAGAGATTTTAAAACAAAAGTTAGAAGAAAAAGATAGATTTTTTAAATCTATAAATCTTGCATATCAGTCTAAAGTAGGACCTTTAAAATGGCTTGAACCATCTTTAGAAGATATGCTAAAAAATTTTAAAGATGAAAATGTAATCATCTATCCACTATCTTTTATAGTGGATAACTCTGAAACAGATTTTGAATTAGATATTGAATATAGACATATTGCAACTAATTTAGGTATAAAAGAGTATAAAGTTTGTAAATGTGTAAATGATAGTGATGAATTTATAGAAACTATCAAAAATATTATAAATTAA
- a CDS encoding YdcF family protein has product MFIVKKIISAFILPIPIGILLLFLAFFFLLRNSYKKAKFFLIFGFLWFALLSNQIVSNAIISPLENAYPSLIDTPKVNYILVLGNAHKSDENLSITSEVKETAINRLVEGIRHYQNLKNDQNNVKLIVSGYSIDDINSHAQMQKRLALSLGVDEADILTLDTTKDTYEEAIQSKKIVENEKLILVTSASHMKRAMLLFEKEGLNVIASPTQHKGYSTSYPTSFFNANNIKKVELAFHEYLGMIYLYIKGNI; this is encoded by the coding sequence ATGTTTATAGTTAAAAAAATTATCTCTGCATTTATTCTTCCTATCCCAATAGGAATTCTTTTACTATTTTTAGCATTTTTCTTTTTATTGAGAAATTCATATAAAAAAGCTAAATTTTTTTTAATATTTGGTTTTTTATGGTTTGCTTTATTATCAAATCAAATAGTATCAAATGCTATTATTTCTCCACTTGAAAATGCTTATCCTAGTTTAATAGATACGCCTAAAGTAAATTATATTTTAGTTTTAGGAAATGCACATAAAAGTGATGAAAACTTAAGTATAACTTCTGAAGTAAAAGAAACGGCAATAAATAGGTTAGTTGAAGGAATAAGACATTATCAAAATCTTAAAAATGATCAAAATAATGTAAAACTCATAGTTTCTGGTTATAGTATTGATGATATAAACTCTCATGCACAAATGCAAAAAAGACTAGCACTGTCTTTAGGTGTAGATGAAGCTGATATTCTAACTCTTGATACTACAAAAGATACATATGAAGAAGCAATACAGAGTAAAAAAATAGTAGAAAATGAAAAGTTGATTTTAGTAACAAGTGCAAGTCATATGAAAAGAGCAATGTTACTTTTTGAAAAAGAGGGATTAAATGTAATAGCAAGCCCAACTCAACATAAAGGATATAGTACAAGTTATCCTACATCATTTTTTAATGCAAACAATATAAAAAAAGTAGAACTTGCTTTTCATGAATATTTAGGGATGATATATTTATATATAAAAGGTAACATATAA
- a CDS encoding c-type cytochrome translates to MKKIVLATVAMAAFALADAPAAYATCKACHGVKGEINITTQSKSHVPASQTKAEIEKALHGYKDGSYGGPMKALMKGQVAKLTDADIKALAEYMGK, encoded by the coding sequence ATGAAAAAAATAGTTCTAGCAACTGTAGCAATGGCTGCTTTCGCTCTTGCAGATGCACCTGCAGCGTATGCAACATGTAAAGCCTGTCACGGGGTAAAAGGTGAGATCAACATTACTACTCAAAGTAAATCTCATGTTCCTGCTAGCCAAACTAAAGCTGAAATTGAAAAAGCTTTACATGGTTATAAAGATGGATCTTATGGTGGTCCTATGAAAGCTTTAATGAAAGGTCAAGTTGCTAAATTAACTGACGCTGATATCAAAGCTTTAGCTGAATATATGGGTAAATAA
- a CDS encoding ATP-binding cassette domain-containing protein codes for MENTVLDIKNLSFYYKKDSPIYSDFNLTLNKGELVTIFGKSGSGKTTLFELILGNLKPQKGSIIKSKIAMIFQDPFNSFHPTYTIYEQIKDVVKKDFKEELNNVLPQLSLNLELLHKKSYELSGGQLQRCSILRAILQEPDLLLVDEPTSALDNIIAYDVMKLLIKLLNNCAILLVTHDIDMAKWCSNKIIRLEDAKK; via the coding sequence TTGGAAAATACAGTTTTAGATATTAAAAATCTATCTTTTTATTATAAAAAAGATAGCCCAATTTATAGTGATTTTAACCTAACTTTGAATAAAGGGGAACTTGTAACTATTTTTGGAAAAAGTGGAAGTGGAAAGACAACTCTTTTTGAACTTATTTTAGGAAATTTAAAACCACAAAAAGGTTCAATAATCAAATCAAAAATAGCAATGATATTTCAAGATCCATTTAACTCTTTTCATCCTACTTATACTATTTATGAACAAATTAAAGATGTTGTAAAAAAAGATTTTAAAGAAGAACTAAATAATGTTTTGCCACAATTAAGTTTAAATTTAGAACTTTTACATAAAAAAAGTTATGAGTTAAGTGGTGGACAACTTCAAAGATGCTCTATATTGAGGGCTATTTTACAAGAACCAGATTTGCTTTTGGTAGATGAACCAACTAGTGCACTTGATAATATAATAGCTTATGATGTGATGAAACTTTTAATTAAACTATTAAATAATTGTGCTATTTTGCTTGTAACTCATGATATTGATATGGCAAAATGGTGCAGTAATAAGATTATAAGGTTGGAAGATGCAAAAAAATAA
- the cobA gene encoding uroporphyrinogen-III C-methyltransferase, with the protein MRKVYLTGAGPGDIELLTLKACKVIKQADIIIYDKLANPDILKMAKDGTEFVFVGKESGKHIIPQDEINEIIYQKSLEYDVVVRLKGGDPFVFGRGGEEALYLKQRGIDFEIIPGVTSSISVPAYAGIPVTHRGITCSFRVVTGHETPDKGVCQIEWESFKTNETIVFLMGLHNIKLITNKLIEIGKSCNTPCAVISNGTTKNQKVITGTLKDIVQKSKNMPTPAIIIVGEVVRLKEELDWFKI; encoded by the coding sequence ATGAGAAAAGTATATTTAACAGGAGCGGGACCAGGAGATATTGAACTTTTAACTTTAAAAGCCTGTAAAGTTATCAAACAAGCAGATATCATAATATATGATAAATTAGCAAATCCTGATATTTTAAAAATGGCAAAAGATGGTACAGAATTTGTATTTGTTGGTAAAGAATCAGGAAAACATATAATTCCACAAGATGAGATAAATGAAATAATATATCAAAAGAGTTTAGAATATGATGTTGTTGTAAGATTAAAAGGTGGAGATCCTTTTGTATTTGGCAGAGGAGGAGAAGAAGCTCTTTATTTAAAACAAAGAGGTATAGATTTTGAGATAATACCTGGAGTTACTTCTAGTATAAGTGTACCTGCATATGCTGGAATTCCTGTAACACATCGAGGAATCACTTGTTCTTTTAGAGTTGTAACGGGTCATGAAACTCCAGATAAAGGTGTTTGCCAAATAGAATGGGAAAGTTTTAAAACAAATGAAACTATAGTTTTTTTAATGGGGCTTCATAATATTAAACTAATAACTAATAAATTAATAGAAATTGGTAAATCCTGTAATACTCCATGTGCAGTGATATCAAATGGGACAACAAAAAACCAAAAGGTTATAACTGGAACATTAAAAGACATAGTACAAAAATCAAAAAATATGCCTACTCCTGCAATTATAATTGTTGGAGAAGTTGTACGGTTAAAAGAAGAACTAGATTGGTTTAAAATATAA
- a CDS encoding metal ABC transporter permease translates to MLEILQYDFIQNAIISGVLISIAAGIIGTLVVVNKITFLTGGIAHSAYGGIGIAIFLGIPVLFGATIFAVITAILIAIITLKNRSRIDAIIGMMWASGMAIGIIFVDLTPGYNVDLMSYLFGSIIAVSSEDIVYMSLLDIFIIAIVIFFYKEILAVSYDSEFATLRGINVKFFYTLILILSALCVVAAIKAVGLILVIALLTIPTYLAEAFASKLSSMMIISAILATMFTLLGLMVSYFYNISSGASIIMVAVVALGIVKLIKYKK, encoded by the coding sequence ATGTTAGAAATTTTACAATATGATTTTATACAAAATGCCATTATATCTGGAGTTTTGATTTCTATAGCTGCTGGTATTATTGGAACTTTAGTTGTGGTAAATAAAATTACATTTTTAACTGGAGGAATAGCACATAGTGCTTATGGAGGAATTGGAATAGCGATATTTTTGGGAATTCCAGTTTTATTTGGAGCAACAATATTTGCTGTAATTACTGCAATTTTAATAGCTATTATAACTTTGAAAAATAGAAGTAGAATAGATGCAATTATTGGTATGATGTGGGCTAGTGGGATGGCAATAGGGATTATTTTTGTAGATTTAACTCCTGGATATAATGTAGATTTGATGAGCTACTTATTTGGTTCAATTATTGCTGTTTCTAGTGAAGATATAGTATATATGAGTTTATTAGATATTTTTATTATAGCAATAGTGATATTTTTTTATAAAGAAATTCTAGCTGTATCTTATGATAGTGAATTCGCAACTTTACGTGGTATAAATGTAAAATTCTTTTATACTTTAATACTAATTTTATCAGCATTATGTGTAGTTGCAGCTATTAAAGCAGTAGGGTTGATATTAGTAATAGCTCTTTTAACAATTCCTACATATTTAGCAGAAGCTTTTGCTTCAAAATTATCTAGTATGATGATAATTAGTGCAATTTTAGCTACAATGTTCACATTACTTGGGCTTATGGTTTCATATTTTTATAATATAAGTTCAGGAGCAAGTATAATTATGGTTGCAGTTGTTGCTTTAGGAATTGTAAAGCTAATCAAATATAAAAAATAA
- a CDS encoding CvfB family protein — protein sequence MNKKIEVGKINTLKIYRASEPGLYLRSLDEEEVLLPNAYVKKEMLIDSLLDVFIYTDSEDRLVATTLKPYAYVNEFAYLQVVDTTKFGAFVDIGLPKDLLIPKNKQKSTFIKGTYKVLQIQLDKRTNRLCGSEKFELNKEIKDLKKNDEVDILLYSKTPLGFKVIVNNLYEGMIFHSEVFENVNIGDKKRAYIKNVRDDNKLDISLQKIGQKVDTDKVLDILKANGGSINFTYKSEANDIKDIFSMSKKAFKATLTKLIDSKKIILEDNCIKLK from the coding sequence ATGAATAAAAAAATAGAAGTTGGGAAAATAAATACCCTAAAAATTTATAGAGCAAGTGAACCAGGACTTTATCTAAGAAGTTTAGATGAAGAAGAAGTTTTATTGCCAAATGCTTATGTAAAAAAAGAGATGCTAATTGATAGTTTACTAGATGTATTTATATATACAGATAGTGAAGATAGACTTGTTGCTACAACTTTAAAACCTTATGCTTATGTAAATGAGTTTGCTTATTTACAAGTTGTTGATACTACAAAGTTTGGTGCTTTTGTTGATATCGGTTTACCAAAAGATCTTTTAATTCCAAAAAATAAACAAAAAAGTACTTTTATAAAAGGTACTTATAAAGTACTTCAAATTCAATTAGATAAGCGTACAAATAGACTTTGTGGTTCTGAAAAGTTTGAATTAAATAAAGAGATAAAAGATTTAAAGAAAAATGATGAGGTTGATATCTTATTATATTCAAAAACTCCACTTGGATTTAAAGTTATTGTAAATAATCTCTATGAAGGTATGATTTTTCACTCAGAAGTTTTTGAAAATGTAAATATTGGTGATAAAAAAAGAGCTTATATCAAAAATGTAAGAGATGATAATAAACTAGATATTAGTTTACAAAAAATAGGACAAAAAGTTGATACAGATAAAGTTCTAGATATTTTAAAAGCAAATGGTGGAAGTATTAATTTTACATATAAAAGTGAAGCTAATGATATAAAAGATATTTTTTCTATGAGTAAAAAGGCTTTTAAAGCAACATTAACAAAGTTAATAGATAGTAAAAAGATTATTTTAGAAGATAATTGTATTAAATTAAAGTAA
- a CDS encoding precorrin-2 dehydrogenase/sirohydrochlorin ferrochelatase family protein, producing MAYFPAFLKFHDKKILIVGGGNIAFEKLSHLLNFSSNITLIAKEYSSEIKTLIDENNLIYFKKEYEKTDIKNFDMVIVAVDDFDLQESIYFESRDYNILCNCVDLQKYCDFIFPSYIKKGDLTIAISTSGSSPAFAKNFKKYLLKIIPDNIDDFLKELKSLRTSLPKGKERMQFFDKKVKDYINSWKKN from the coding sequence ATGGCTTATTTTCCTGCTTTCTTAAAATTTCATGATAAAAAGATTTTGATTGTTGGTGGAGGAAATATTGCTTTTGAAAAGTTATCACATCTACTAAACTTTTCTTCAAATATTACTTTAATAGCAAAAGAATATTCATCTGAAATAAAAACTTTGATAGATGAAAATAATTTAATTTATTTTAAAAAAGAGTATGAAAAAACTGATATAAAAAATTTTGACATGGTTATAGTGGCAGTTGATGATTTTGATTTACAAGAAAGTATATATTTCGAATCAAGAGATTACAATATTTTGTGTAATTGTGTAGATTTACAAAAATATTGTGACTTTATATTTCCCTCATATATAAAAAAAGGAGATTTGACAATTGCTATATCAACAAGTGGTAGTTCTCCTGCTTTTGCTAAAAATTTCAAAAAATATCTTTTAAAAATTATTCCAGATAATATAGATGATTTTTTAAAAGAGTTAAAATCTTTACGAACTTCTCTTCCCAAAGGGAAAGAAAGAATGCAATTTTTTGATAAAAAAGTAAAAGATTACATCAACTCTTGGAAAAAAAATTAA
- a CDS encoding metal ABC transporter ATP-binding protein, which produces MNLINIKNLFFKYQKTDVLENVNLTIKNDDFLAIIGPNGGGKSTLLKLILGLLPIQNGTIEKNIKNSEVGYVPQNTNLNIDFPITALEVVLMGHISSKKKLFGYSKDEIFCALDSLEKVGMKDFANKKIGDLSGGQRQRVFIARALCSNPRIMLLDEPTASIDVKGQQEIYELLRKLNENICIVVVSHDLSILLNYAKNVAHVNRSLVFHSLDQVQKNVTLTDDHLCEVELLSALGKTQICCNHTH; this is translated from the coding sequence GTGAATTTAATAAATATAAAAAATCTTTTTTTTAAATATCAGAAAACAGATGTATTGGAAAATGTAAATTTAACAATAAAAAATGATGATTTTTTAGCTATCATTGGACCAAATGGTGGTGGAAAATCAACTTTACTAAAGCTTATTTTGGGGCTTTTACCTATTCAAAATGGAACAATAGAAAAAAATATAAAAAATAGTGAAGTAGGTTATGTACCTCAAAATACTAATTTAAATATAGATTTTCCTATTACAGCTTTAGAAGTTGTTTTAATGGGACATATAAGTTCAAAAAAGAAATTATTTGGTTATTCAAAAGATGAAATATTTTGTGCTTTAGATTCTTTAGAAAAAGTTGGAATGAAAGATTTTGCAAATAAAAAAATAGGTGATTTAAGTGGAGGGCAAAGGCAAAGAGTTTTTATTGCTAGAGCTTTATGTTCTAACCCAAGAATAATGCTTTTAGATGAGCCTACAGCAAGTATTGATGTAAAAGGACAGCAAGAAATATATGAACTTTTGAGAAAATTAAATGAAAATATTTGTATAGTTGTTGTAAGTCATGATTTATCTATACTTTTAAATTATGCAAAAAATGTAGCTCATGTAAATAGAAGTTTAGTTTTCCATAGTTTAGACCAAGTACAAAAAAATGTTACTTTAACAGATGATCATCTTTGTGAGGTTGAACTTCTTTCAGCTTTAGGTAAAACACAAATTTGTTGTAATCATACACATTAA